DNA sequence from the Podospora pseudocomata strain CBS 415.72m chromosome 2 map unlocalized CBS415.72m_2.2, whole genome shotgun sequence genome:
agacctcctcctccgcccttACCTGATGAAACTCGGCGGCCGCGCCCAAATGGCCTCCTACGAAGACGAGCACGCAGCGACAGAAGCCGAGTTcgccgccaaggccaaggccaaaATCTCCCCCAACGAGCTCCGGGGCAAAGTCCAGATACCCGAAGACACAGACTCTGAAGGTGAAGACGCAGAGGGCGGGTCAACTGCCGCTGACTGGGGCAaaaaggcgaggaggagacagAGGGATATGATCAAGAAGCTGCTGGAGGCTGAAGAAAGAAGATTGCAGGAGAgtaaagaggaggaggaggataaggaCATTGAGGAGTTTTTGATCAAGGATTAAGCGCACATGAGTGACAAGGTTAAGGTGGAAAAGGGTGGTATAGAAACCTGGAATGAGAACAGGAGGGTCGGTTTATCAAAATGGAAGGACTTTTTGGGTAACGACATAAAGATAGATGGGGGTACATATAACCTAACGTACATAATGATAATAAAGCTTCCAACTGTCATGTTCAACTAGTGCCCTTCCAACTTGTAACCATGATATAAGATCCTTCACCTGTCATATCCTGAACATTCAAGCAGCAAcctccgccaaccccaacccctccctcctccactgccAATAACCCCCCCTAATCCGATCCCacttctccatcaacctcctcaagcacaaatccgccctctccctctcccccaactccttaTAAACCTCGGCCAACAAATCCAACGCATGACTcgacctcacctcctccccttcctccccctcgcccaaCCCCTTGACAAACTCCTCGGCAAACTCCCTCACAGaactcaacctcctcccccctttaaccaacacccccctcaagTAATTCCACCCCGACTGATTCTGCGGCGCCAACCTAATTTTCTCCTCCGCATAAGCCACCTCCCGATCAACAATCTCCCCGGGCACCTTTGGGTCCGCCTCGGTAGCCGCATACTTTTCTCCAGGCGTGCAGTTCTCCGGATCGGAAAACACCAAATAAAACCTATGCGACCAAGCCGAATTGTTCCTCACATCCTGCTCAATCAGTTCCTCTGTGCTCCTCAGCTCCTCCGGATTCCCCCACACCCCCAGCTTGCCCACCATCCAGGAGCGGTAGCTCCACACGTGGTAGTTCTTTGTGTCTTCCGCCAATATCTGGGTCAGAAACTCCCTTTCCGAAGTAGCAAACGATGCCAGCGCCGGAGGGTCAGACgcgatggaggggtggtagTGTTCTACCAACAAATTCCGGTGGTGCCAGATCTGGTAGTTTTTCAGGTTCTCCAGCGCGATCTGGTTGAGCCAGGTGATCTCGTCCGGGATGGGGAGCTTCATGGCGAAGATGTTGGCCGCGCGGAAGAGCCAGACGGTGTAGTGCGCcgggttgaggttgatgatgtaCTCGGTCAGCTTGAGGGAGCGTGGGGAGTACTCTTTTGCCGACATGACGGCGCGGAGGTAGGACATTGCTTGAACCAGCTGTTAGTCTCGATTCTCTGGGATATGGGGCGGTGATAAAAAGGGGCTGGGCTCACCTTCAGCGTAGTCAGGAGAATACGCAATCGCCGCCAGGCCGTTCTCCGGATCCTCCATCACAATCGGCACCACGTCATCCCACTCCGGATCCAGCGCCAGCTTCCCCTGCCTCGCCATCCCCTCCGCGCCGTACAACTCCCTGCTTAgcctctccatctctctccGTCGTTGCTTTTCCTCAGTATACTCTGAATCAGTAACCAAAACCTGATCTCCCGTCTGGCAGTCCACGAACCCCCTCTTTTGCCTATCCCTCAGCTCTCTAAACCTCTGCGACTGCAGCTGCAGACAAGACAACGTCACTCTCTTCTCCTGCCGTATTCCCCACTCCTTGGCGGTATACTCCCCGATATCCCTCCCCCGTGAATCAACACCTttatgttgctgctgccgtttCTTATATTTCCTCAGATTAAACCCCCTAGCAGGAAGCGAGTGCTCATTAACCGTCTTCCACAAATCCTTCTGCCCCTTTGCACCCAAAAACCGAACCGGCAGCCGGGTGACAAGCCGTGAAGCAAGCCAGACAAGCTGATCGGCCTGCGTCGTCGATCTCTTTCCCTCGAACGGGTGACAAAGCTCAAAATGATATCTCGATAACTCGGCGACGGTGGAAGGTTTCTCCTTTTCTGGTTGTTTGGaagcgttgttgttgttgttgttgttgttgttgttgttggtacCAGGTGCAGCCGGAGCtgatggtttggtggtggtggtggtggctgcttgCAAACAAACAATACTTAGCATTCACA
Encoded proteins:
- the RAM2 gene encoding CAAX geranylgeranyltransferase alpha subunit (COG:O; BUSCO:EOG09263Z41; EggNog:ENOG503NV0Q) is translated as MPPKGKAAQKPKAGSCAATTTTTKPSAPAAPDNNNNNNNASKQPEKEKPSTVAELSRYHFELCHPFEGKRSTTQADQLVWLASRLVTRLPVRFLGAKGQKDLWKTVNEHSLPARGFNLRKYKKRQQQHKGVDSRGRDIGEYTAKEWGIRQEKRVTLSCLQLQSQRFRELRDRQKRGFVDCQTGDQVLVTDSEYTEEKQRRREMERLSRELYGAEGMARQGKLALDPEWDDVVPIVMEDPENGLAAIAYSPDYAEAMSYLRAVMSAKEYSPRSLKLTEYIINLNPAHYTVWLFRAANIFAMKLPIPDEITWLNQIALENLKNYQIWHHRNLLVEHYHPSIASDPPALASFATSEREFLTQILAEDTKNYHVWSYRSWMVGKLGVWGNPEELRSTEELIEQDVRNNSAWSHRFYLVFSDPENCTPGEKYAATEADPKVPGEIVDREVAYAEEKIRLAPQNQSGWNYLRGVLVKGGRRLSSVREFAEEFVKGLGEGEEGEEVRSSHALDLLAEVYKELGERERADLCLRRLMEKWDRIRGGYWQWRREGLGLAEVAA
- a CDS encoding uncharacterized protein (COG:U; EggNog:ENOG503P6S8), which gives rise to MDDLANLATTIGDRFTTNLKSTLDNMSPQKWIRVIIVAGAYLLLRPYLMKLGGRAQMASYEDEHAATEAEFAAKAKAKISPNELRGKVQIPEDTDSEGEDAEGGSTAADWGKKARRRQRDMIKKLLEAEERRLQESKEEEEDKDIEEFLIKD